A stretch of Pseudomonas taetrolens DNA encodes these proteins:
- a CDS encoding fimbrial protein gives MTSLLRRGLSLLGILLGWQLALPAVANTCSWDNTPPGPMDFQADVGNVYVPRDAAIGSIFGPKERLLFTNSQNSAEIRCSTDGSVVLEFNARATSPMVSGINACTDPTKIFQTNIDGVGVCITLEFPFNGTGSTTFYPVNGVPTVPFDAVTIRRMISPFLLWRLRNKVTLVKTGPIAPGAHTLNRQLFDGFFTGLGLGLRYGLHGTIIQSQCAVGANPVSVDPVPLGDWNTSDFTHPGFTTAPTRFSITLSSCEADPTDTDQATAYIRLDGANGSQPVGDGSDGVFSLSNGSAAAGMGIQILHEDGVTPVPLGADVSFGTIENNKDKTLGFTARFYQTAERSEINGGNAEGALAFTLTYQ, from the coding sequence ATGACATCATTATTGCGACGCGGGCTCAGCTTGCTGGGCATTCTGCTCGGATGGCAACTGGCCCTGCCCGCTGTGGCGAACACCTGCAGCTGGGACAACACCCCACCGGGGCCAATGGACTTCCAGGCCGATGTTGGCAACGTCTATGTACCCCGCGACGCCGCCATCGGCAGTATCTTCGGGCCCAAAGAAAGACTGCTGTTCACCAACAGCCAGAACAGCGCAGAAATCCGCTGCAGCACCGACGGCAGCGTAGTACTGGAATTCAATGCACGGGCGACCTCGCCCATGGTCAGCGGGATCAATGCCTGTACCGACCCGACAAAGATCTTTCAAACCAACATTGATGGCGTGGGTGTCTGCATCACCCTGGAGTTTCCGTTCAACGGCACCGGGAGCACGACCTTCTACCCGGTCAACGGCGTACCCACCGTGCCATTCGACGCGGTAACGATCCGACGCATGATTAGCCCGTTCCTGCTGTGGCGCCTGCGCAACAAAGTCACGCTGGTGAAGACCGGGCCCATTGCTCCGGGAGCCCATACCCTGAACCGGCAATTATTCGACGGCTTTTTTACCGGTCTGGGCCTGGGCCTTCGCTATGGCCTGCATGGCACCATTATCCAGTCGCAATGCGCCGTGGGCGCTAACCCGGTCAGTGTCGACCCGGTGCCGCTGGGCGACTGGAACACGTCGGACTTCACCCATCCCGGTTTCACCACGGCCCCCACGCGCTTCTCGATCACCTTGTCGAGCTGCGAGGCAGATCCGACCGACACCGATCAGGCCACCGCGTACATCCGGCTCGACGGCGCCAACGGCTCGCAGCCGGTCGGTGATGGCAGCGACGGGGTATTCAGCCTGAGCAATGGCTCGGCGGCTGCCGGCATGGGGATACAAATTCTGCACGAGGACGGGGTTACCCCGGTGCCATTGGGCGCCGACGTGTCATTCGGTACGATTGAGAACAATAAAGACAAAACTCTGGGCTTCACCGCCCGGTTTTACCAGACCGCAGAACGCAGCGAGATCAACGGCGGCAACGCTGAAGGCGCCCTGGCGTTCACCCTCACCTATCAGTGA
- a CDS encoding NAD-dependent succinate-semialdehyde dehydrogenase codes for MPPAATQLFRQQAYIDGQWLDAPDGAYQEIFNPATGERIGQVPALGAIHARAAITAANKAWPAWRALTAKERSRLLKCWHALMLEHADELAAILTLEQGKPLAEAKGEILYAASFIEWFAEEAKRVYGDTIPSHKGDARIVVSKEPIGVVAAITPWNFPAAMITRKAGPALAAGCPCIVKPAPETPFSALAMAALAEQAGIPPGIFNVITGDAIAIGAELTASPLVRKLSFTGSTAIGKLLMAQCAPTLKKVSLELGGNAPFIVFDDANLERAVEGALIAKFRNAGQTCVCVNRFLVQAGIHDAFVARLAERVAQLQVGSGFEASSTQGPLINERAVAKVEDHVQDALAHGARLLCGGERHALGHGFFQPTVLAGITASMKVAKEETFGPLAAVFRFETEAQAIHMANDTEFGLAAYCYTRDLGRAWRMSEALEYGMVGINEGLISTEVAPFGGIKSSGLGREGSKYGIEDYLELKYTLMGGLDDFGSTPQ; via the coding sequence ATGCCCCCTGCAGCCACGCAACTGTTTCGCCAGCAGGCCTATATCGACGGCCAATGGCTGGATGCGCCAGACGGCGCGTATCAGGAGATTTTCAACCCGGCTACCGGCGAGCGCATCGGCCAGGTTCCCGCGCTTGGCGCAATACACGCGCGCGCCGCCATCACCGCGGCCAACAAAGCCTGGCCGGCGTGGCGTGCACTGACCGCCAAAGAGCGCAGCCGCCTGCTCAAATGCTGGCACGCACTGATGCTGGAACACGCCGATGAACTGGCCGCCATCCTCACCCTCGAACAGGGCAAGCCACTGGCCGAGGCCAAAGGCGAAATCCTCTACGCCGCAAGCTTTATCGAGTGGTTCGCCGAAGAGGCGAAGCGGGTCTACGGTGACACCATTCCCAGCCATAAAGGCGATGCGCGCATCGTTGTCAGCAAGGAGCCGATCGGCGTGGTCGCGGCCATCACCCCGTGGAACTTCCCGGCGGCGATGATCACCCGCAAGGCCGGCCCGGCGTTGGCCGCCGGTTGCCCGTGCATCGTCAAACCGGCTCCCGAAACACCGTTCTCGGCACTGGCCATGGCTGCACTGGCGGAACAGGCCGGTATTCCGCCGGGCATTTTCAACGTCATCACCGGCGACGCCATCGCCATTGGCGCTGAGCTGACAGCCAGCCCGCTGGTACGCAAACTGTCGTTCACGGGGTCTACCGCCATCGGCAAACTATTGATGGCACAGTGCGCGCCGACCCTGAAAAAAGTTTCGCTGGAGCTGGGCGGCAATGCCCCCTTCATCGTGTTCGACGACGCCAACCTGGAGCGTGCGGTCGAAGGCGCGCTGATTGCCAAATTTCGCAATGCCGGACAAACCTGCGTCTGCGTCAACCGTTTCCTGGTACAGGCCGGTATTCATGACGCCTTTGTTGCACGCCTGGCCGAGCGTGTCGCCCAACTGCAGGTGGGCAGCGGTTTCGAGGCAAGCAGCACCCAGGGCCCGTTGATCAACGAACGGGCGGTGGCCAAGGTCGAAGACCATGTGCAAGACGCCCTCGCCCACGGCGCCCGGTTGCTGTGCGGCGGCGAGCGCCATGCCCTGGGCCACGGTTTTTTCCAGCCTACGGTTCTGGCCGGCATTACCGCCTCGATGAAAGTGGCCAAAGAAGAAACCTTTGGTCCGCTGGCCGCCGTCTTCCGCTTTGAGACCGAAGCCCAGGCGATCCATATGGCCAATGACACGGAATTCGGGCTTGCGGCCTATTGCTACACCCGCGACCTGGGTCGTGCCTGGCGCATGAGCGAGGCCTTGGAGTACGGCATGGTCGGGATCAACGAAGGGCTGATTTCCACCGAAGTGGCCCCTTTCGGAGGGATCAAGTCTTCCGGCCTGGGCCGTGAAGGCTCCAAGTACGGAATTGAGGATTACCTGGAACTCAAATACACCTTGATGGGTGGGTTGGATGACTTTGGGAGCACACCGCAATGA
- a CDS encoding flavin reductase family protein, protein MIEPGIYKDVMSSFPSGVTVVTTLDPDGGIVGITASAFSALSIDPALVLFCPNYASDTYPILRDSKQFAIHLLSAGQTAEAYAFASKGKEKAKGIEWQLSALGNPLLNEATAIIECELWREYDGGDHAIIVGAVKNLILPEQPVTPMIYHKGKLGPLPTLA, encoded by the coding sequence ATGATCGAACCCGGCATTTACAAAGACGTCATGAGCTCGTTCCCGTCCGGTGTGACGGTGGTCACCACCCTGGACCCTGACGGTGGCATCGTGGGCATCACGGCCAGCGCATTCAGTGCGCTGTCGATTGACCCGGCGCTGGTGCTGTTTTGCCCGAACTACGCCTCCGACACCTACCCGATCCTGCGTGACAGCAAGCAATTCGCGATTCATTTGCTGTCCGCCGGGCAGACCGCCGAAGCCTACGCGTTTGCCAGTAAAGGCAAGGAGAAGGCCAAAGGCATCGAGTGGCAACTGAGTGCTCTGGGCAATCCGTTGCTGAACGAAGCCACGGCCATCATCGAGTGCGAACTGTGGCGCGAATACGACGGTGGCGATCACGCGATCATCGTCGGTGCGGTTAAGAACCTGATTCTGCCCGAGCAACCCGTCACGCCGATGATCTACCACAAAGGCAAGCTAGGCCCTCTGCCCACCCTCGCGTAG
- a CDS encoding fimbria/pilus outer membrane usher protein produces MILFSGRWRSPARLRLGHWLLIGSGGAVCIAPVPAQASPGLAFQPGFMLQSAGQPADAGRLALQALADTPDLGPGRYRVEVRVNQDYLGPHEIEFIQDDSTGLTPCLTATLLEQFGVRLNAIAEPEQLNNQCVNLSSLIPGASTTLNGGELQLSVSIPQIAMHRDVVGYVDPARWDHGINAAFLSYQVSAQQGSSRYGGKNDNQDLYLNAGINLGPWRLRTNQSGRQGTRGARQWTRAYTYAQRDLPGMNANLTLGEAFTGGEVFKSLPLKGALVSSDAGMLPDAMQGYAPVIRGVALSWARLEVLQNGYPIYSTYVSAGPYEIDDLSTGGGGGELEVVLTEADGQVRRFSQPYATLSNLLREGTWRYSAALGRYNAASDTEDPLLWQGTLSVGTRWGSTLYGGLLSADFYQAVSLGVAKDLGAIGAMALDVTRSDAELGIPGLDSVQGMSYAIKYGKTFPTRTSLRFAGYRYSTEGYRDFDEAVRQRAQDVRFYGSRRSRLEAAVYQNIGTRSSLNLTFSQEDFWRSDYERRQFQFNFNTRYRDVTYTLFASQSLSTRSERIDRQFGLSISVPLDFAHSASATFDMQHNGDSFSQRSSLSGSLDQHRLSYRAALANDNGKQKSAEFSAGYQTPYGNFSAGLSQGSGYSSRSLSANGAVLLHAEGIELGPYLGETAGLVHVPDVKGVGVSNVPGVRTNARGYALMPYLRPYRVNQIELETDQLGPEIDIDNGTAQVVPRRGAVVKTTFNARSVRRLLISARFNDQPLPFGAQVIDVEGAQIGVVGQGGQILLSTHDRPQTLDVRWGDESTEQCRLQVDPHSMAQNRGYRVQTLVCQ; encoded by the coding sequence ATGATCCTTTTTTCAGGACGATGGCGCTCGCCTGCTCGCCTGCGCCTTGGCCACTGGCTGCTGATCGGCAGCGGCGGTGCTGTGTGCATCGCGCCGGTACCGGCACAGGCGAGTCCCGGCCTGGCGTTCCAGCCCGGTTTCATGCTTCAGAGTGCCGGTCAGCCAGCCGATGCCGGGCGACTGGCGCTGCAGGCGCTGGCCGATACCCCCGACCTCGGCCCCGGGCGTTATCGAGTCGAGGTCCGGGTCAACCAGGACTACCTGGGGCCACATGAAATCGAATTCATCCAGGACGATTCCACAGGGTTGACCCCGTGTTTGACGGCGACCCTGCTCGAGCAGTTCGGTGTGCGTCTCAACGCTATCGCCGAGCCCGAACAACTGAACAATCAGTGCGTCAACCTGAGTTCGCTGATCCCCGGTGCCAGCACCACCCTGAATGGCGGCGAATTGCAGCTGTCGGTCTCCATCCCGCAGATTGCCATGCACCGTGACGTGGTCGGCTATGTCGACCCGGCCCGCTGGGATCACGGGATCAACGCGGCCTTCCTCAGCTATCAGGTGTCAGCGCAACAAGGCTCCAGCCGGTATGGCGGAAAAAACGACAACCAGGATCTGTATCTGAATGCCGGGATCAATCTCGGCCCCTGGCGTTTGCGCACCAACCAGAGCGGGCGCCAGGGCACCAGAGGCGCGCGTCAATGGACCCGCGCCTACACCTATGCCCAGCGCGACTTGCCGGGGATGAACGCCAACCTGACCCTGGGCGAAGCCTTCACCGGTGGTGAAGTATTCAAAAGCCTCCCGCTCAAGGGGGCACTGGTCAGCTCGGACGCGGGGATGCTGCCCGATGCGATGCAAGGCTATGCACCGGTCATCCGCGGGGTCGCGTTGAGCTGGGCACGGCTCGAAGTGCTGCAAAACGGTTACCCGATCTACTCCACCTACGTCAGCGCCGGCCCCTATGAAATCGATGATCTGAGTACCGGCGGCGGTGGCGGTGAGCTGGAAGTAGTGCTGACCGAAGCCGACGGGCAGGTCCGCCGCTTCAGCCAGCCCTATGCCACCCTGAGCAATCTGTTGCGCGAGGGCACCTGGCGCTACAGCGCCGCCCTTGGTCGATACAACGCCGCCAGCGACACGGAAGATCCGCTTTTGTGGCAAGGCACCCTCAGCGTGGGTACCCGCTGGGGCTCGACCCTGTATGGCGGCCTGTTAAGCGCTGACTTTTATCAGGCCGTGAGCCTCGGCGTGGCCAAGGATCTGGGTGCCATCGGAGCAATGGCCCTGGACGTGACCCGCTCCGATGCCGAACTGGGCATCCCCGGCCTGGACTCGGTGCAGGGCATGAGTTACGCCATCAAATACGGCAAGACCTTCCCGACCCGTACCAGCCTGCGCTTTGCCGGGTATCGTTACTCCACCGAGGGCTACCGTGACTTCGATGAAGCGGTGCGCCAGCGCGCCCAGGACGTGCGTTTTTACGGCAGTCGCCGCAGCCGGCTCGAGGCGGCGGTCTACCAGAATATCGGCACGCGCAGTTCCCTTAATCTGACCTTTTCCCAGGAAGACTTCTGGCGCAGTGATTACGAGCGGCGCCAGTTTCAATTCAACTTCAATACCCGCTACCGGGATGTCACCTACACCCTGTTCGCCAGCCAGTCCCTGAGCACCCGCAGCGAGCGCATCGACCGCCAGTTCGGGCTGAGCATTTCGGTGCCGCTGGACTTCGCCCACAGCGCCTCGGCGACCTTCGACATGCAACACAACGGTGACTCGTTCAGTCAGCGCAGCAGCCTCAGTGGCAGCCTCGATCAGCATCGCCTGAGTTACCGCGCGGCACTGGCCAATGACAACGGAAAGCAAAAATCAGCCGAGTTCTCGGCGGGCTACCAGACCCCTTACGGCAACTTCAGCGCCGGGTTGAGCCAGGGGTCGGGCTACAGCAGCCGCTCGCTCAGCGCCAATGGCGCCGTGTTGCTGCACGCTGAGGGTATTGAGCTCGGCCCTTATCTGGGGGAAACCGCCGGCCTGGTCCATGTGCCTGACGTCAAGGGCGTCGGTGTGAGTAACGTTCCGGGGGTTCGCACCAATGCCCGCGGCTATGCCCTGATGCCCTATCTGCGCCCTTATCGGGTCAATCAGATCGAACTCGAAACCGACCAGTTGGGCCCCGAAATCGACATCGACAACGGCACCGCCCAGGTTGTGCCCCGGCGCGGCGCGGTGGTCAAAACCACGTTCAACGCACGCTCGGTGCGACGCCTGCTCATCAGTGCCCGTTTCAACGACCAGCCCTTGCCTTTCGGTGCCCAGGTGATCGACGTCGAAGGTGCACAAATCGGGGTTGTCGGCCAGGGCGGCCAGATCCTGCTCAGCACCCATGACCGTCCCCAGACACTTGACGTGCGCTGGGGGGATGAGAGCACCGAGCAATGCCGACTGCAGGTCGATCCGCACAGCATGGCCCAGAATCGGGGCTACCGCGTGCAAACCCTGGTCTGCCAGTGA
- a CDS encoding aldehyde dehydrogenase, which produces MTLERFQMCIDGEWVDALSGKTFDSLNPALAQPWAQLPDADENDVERAVQAAQRAFDSPAWRNLTATARGKLLRRLGDLIAENKEHLAQLESRDNGKLIRETRGQVSYLPEFFHYTAGLADKLEGGTLPLDKPDLFAYTVHEAMGVVAAIIPWNSPLYLTAIKMAPALAAGNTIVIKPSEHASATILELARLALEAGIPAGVVNVVTGYGPSTGAALTRHPLVRKIAFTGGAATARHVVRSSAENFAKLSLELGGKSPNIIFADADLDSAINGAIAGIYAASGQSCVSGSRLLVQDEIYDEFVERLVERAKRIRIGNPQDDASEMGPMATAQQLAVVEGLVADAIAEGAHLRLGGKRPQNLGDGWFYEPTLFECDSNSMKIMQEEVFGPVASVIRFKDEAEALAIANDSQFGLAAGIWTRDLGRAHRLARDVRSGIIWVNTYRAVSAMAPIGGFKNSGYGRESGIDSVLAYTELKTVWINLSQAPMPDPFVMR; this is translated from the coding sequence ATGACACTCGAACGTTTCCAGATGTGCATCGACGGCGAATGGGTCGATGCCCTATCCGGCAAGACCTTTGACAGCCTTAACCCGGCTCTGGCCCAACCTTGGGCGCAACTGCCGGATGCCGACGAAAACGATGTGGAGCGTGCCGTCCAGGCCGCCCAGCGCGCCTTCGACAGCCCGGCCTGGCGCAACCTGACGGCCACCGCGCGCGGCAAGCTGCTGCGCCGCCTGGGTGACTTGATCGCCGAGAACAAGGAGCACCTGGCGCAGCTGGAAAGCCGCGATAACGGCAAGCTGATTCGCGAAACCCGCGGCCAGGTCAGTTATCTGCCAGAGTTTTTCCACTACACCGCAGGCCTTGCCGACAAGCTTGAAGGCGGCACCCTGCCGCTGGACAAGCCCGACCTGTTTGCCTACACGGTGCACGAAGCCATGGGCGTGGTCGCCGCGATCATCCCCTGGAACAGCCCGTTGTACCTGACCGCAATCAAGATGGCACCGGCGCTTGCCGCTGGCAACACCATCGTGATCAAACCATCGGAGCATGCCTCCGCGACCATTCTCGAACTGGCACGCCTGGCGCTCGAAGCCGGCATCCCGGCGGGTGTCGTCAACGTGGTCACCGGCTACGGCCCGAGTACCGGCGCGGCGCTGACCCGTCATCCGCTGGTGCGCAAAATCGCCTTCACCGGCGGCGCCGCCACTGCCCGGCATGTGGTGCGCAGCAGCGCCGAGAATTTCGCCAAACTGTCGCTGGAACTAGGCGGCAAGTCACCCAATATCATTTTTGCCGATGCAGACCTCGACAGCGCCATCAACGGGGCTATTGCCGGCATTTACGCGGCATCGGGCCAGAGCTGCGTCTCCGGTTCGCGGCTGCTGGTGCAAGACGAAATCTACGATGAGTTTGTCGAACGTCTGGTCGAGCGCGCCAAGCGTATCCGCATTGGCAACCCGCAAGATGACGCCAGCGAAATGGGCCCCATGGCCACCGCCCAGCAACTGGCCGTGGTCGAAGGACTGGTGGCCGATGCCATCGCCGAAGGTGCGCACTTGCGGCTTGGCGGTAAACGGCCACAGAACCTGGGCGACGGCTGGTTCTACGAGCCGACGCTGTTCGAATGCGACAGCAACTCGATGAAGATCATGCAGGAAGAAGTGTTCGGCCCGGTGGCCTCCGTGATTCGATTCAAGGACGAGGCCGAGGCACTGGCGATTGCCAACGACTCACAGTTCGGTCTCGCCGCCGGTATCTGGACCCGAGACCTGGGACGCGCCCATCGACTGGCCCGGGATGTACGTTCGGGCATCATTTGGGTCAATACTTACCGCGCCGTGTCAGCCATGGCACCCATCGGCGGTTTCAAAAACAGCGGCTATGGACGCGAGAGCGGCATCGATTCGGTGCTGGCCTATACCGAACTCAAAACGGTATGGATCAACCTCTCCCAGGCCCCCATGCCTGATCCGTTCGTGATGCGCTAG
- a CDS encoding autotransporter outer membrane beta-barrel domain-containing protein gives MSATNLFNLTPLASAMKYIVLAQFLVIAQQAVAGPIINDDVVIDQNTPPDSYTLNTQATLTANNASTWNIRAQNGSTVNLNSSSVTTNGSGTALELFNSSGVINNSRISGATAGMLLGFTATGTGSTAEVNNSVISGGSRGVHISARSNLTLNNSDVVGTDANGIGLLMFDGTASATGGSIVGGMTGIVVRDDPSEAGGSRLELNGTRVEGQEGSAILVQGGAADIFVGNGASLTGGNGALLEVKSNGSANFTASDSATQLVGDVIVENGSTADVTLTRGASLTGRLENLSALAVNDSAKWVMVGNGEVANLAMDGGAIQFGSPSEFYQLSVGNLSGSGTFIMDADFTTGQVDTLNVTGTATGAHKVLMGSSGADPTADGQVPVIHIAAGDATFSLLNGAVDLGAYSYDLIQQGNNDWYLNTASRVISPGTQSVMALFNAAPSVWYGELSTLRSRMGEVRMDHGKAGAWSRAYGNKFDVSASSGLAYQQTQQGLSLGADAPLPVGDGQWLVGLMAGYSTSDLDMSRGTSGTVDSYYAGAYTTWMDEQSGYYLDGVLKFNRFQNESRVQLSDGQQTKGSFDNNGIGASLEVGRHIKLDDGYFVEPYTQLSGVIIQGKDYDLDNGLKAEGDRTRSLLGKVGATAGRNFTLDDGTVLQPYVRAAYVHEFANNNEVQVNSNVFNNDLSGSRGELGAGLAMTLTDKVSVHADFDYSNGDKIEQPWGANIGMRYSW, from the coding sequence ATGTCAGCTACCAATCTGTTTAACTTGACCCCTCTAGCCAGCGCGATGAAGTACATCGTACTGGCTCAGTTTCTGGTGATCGCCCAACAAGCGGTTGCGGGCCCTATTATCAACGACGATGTCGTGATTGATCAGAACACCCCGCCTGACAGTTACACACTCAATACCCAAGCCACGTTAACTGCCAATAACGCCTCTACCTGGAATATCCGGGCCCAGAACGGGTCCACAGTCAATCTCAATTCCAGTTCGGTCACGACCAATGGCTCGGGCACTGCACTGGAGCTGTTCAACAGTTCGGGTGTCATCAACAACAGCCGTATATCCGGTGCCACCGCCGGCATGTTGCTGGGTTTCACTGCCACCGGCACCGGCTCAACGGCCGAGGTCAATAACAGTGTGATCAGCGGTGGCAGCCGGGGCGTGCATATCAGTGCACGCAGCAACCTGACGTTAAACAACAGTGATGTGGTGGGCACCGATGCCAATGGTATCGGCCTGCTCATGTTTGATGGTACGGCCAGCGCCACGGGTGGCAGCATTGTCGGAGGCATGACCGGGATTGTGGTCCGCGACGATCCGAGCGAGGCGGGCGGTTCGCGTCTTGAACTCAATGGCACACGGGTTGAAGGCCAGGAGGGCTCGGCCATTCTCGTTCAGGGCGGTGCTGCTGACATTTTCGTGGGCAATGGCGCGAGCCTGACCGGGGGTAACGGCGCACTGCTGGAGGTCAAGAGCAACGGCTCCGCCAACTTCACCGCCAGCGACAGCGCTACGCAACTGGTGGGGGACGTGATCGTTGAAAACGGCAGCACGGCAGACGTGACGCTGACCCGCGGCGCCAGCCTGACCGGTCGCCTGGAAAACCTCAGTGCACTGGCGGTCAACGACAGTGCCAAATGGGTGATGGTCGGCAACGGCGAGGTGGCCAACCTGGCCATGGACGGCGGAGCGATCCAGTTTGGCAGCCCGAGCGAGTTTTATCAGTTGTCCGTGGGCAACCTGTCGGGCAGCGGCACATTCATCATGGATGCCGATTTCACCACTGGCCAGGTGGACACCCTGAATGTCACCGGTACCGCTACCGGGGCGCATAAGGTCTTGATGGGCAGCAGCGGCGCCGACCCAACGGCTGACGGGCAGGTTCCGGTGATTCATATTGCTGCCGGTGATGCCACGTTTTCGCTGTTGAACGGTGCGGTTGACCTGGGGGCGTACTCCTATGACCTGATCCAGCAGGGCAACAATGACTGGTACCTGAACACGGCCAGCCGCGTTATCAGCCCCGGCACGCAGTCGGTCATGGCGCTGTTCAATGCAGCCCCCAGCGTCTGGTACGGTGAACTCAGCACCCTGCGCAGCCGCATGGGCGAAGTGCGTATGGATCATGGCAAAGCGGGGGCCTGGAGCCGTGCCTATGGCAACAAGTTCGACGTGAGTGCGAGCTCCGGTCTGGCGTATCAACAAACCCAGCAAGGCCTGTCATTGGGTGCCGACGCGCCGTTGCCGGTGGGGGACGGGCAATGGCTGGTTGGTCTCATGGCCGGCTACAGCACCTCAGACCTGGACATGAGCCGTGGCACCAGCGGCACTGTCGACAGCTACTATGCCGGCGCATACACCACCTGGATGGATGAGCAGAGCGGCTACTACCTGGACGGCGTGCTCAAGTTCAACCGGTTCCAGAACGAGTCCAGGGTCCAGCTCAGCGATGGCCAGCAAACCAAGGGCAGCTTCGACAACAATGGTATCGGCGCGTCTCTGGAAGTCGGCCGCCATATCAAGCTGGACGATGGCTACTTTGTCGAGCCTTACACGCAACTGTCCGGCGTGATCATACAGGGCAAAGACTACGATCTGGACAACGGCCTGAAGGCTGAAGGTGATCGCACGCGCTCCTTGCTGGGCAAGGTCGGGGCCACCGCCGGGCGCAACTTTACGCTGGACGATGGCACAGTGCTGCAACCTTACGTGAGGGCGGCCTATGTGCATGAGTTCGCCAATAACAATGAAGTGCAGGTCAACAGCAATGTCTTCAACAACGACCTCTCCGGTTCCCGTGGCGAACTGGGCGCCGGCCTGGCGATGACACTGACCGACAAGGTCTCGGTGCATGCCGACTTTGACTACAGCAACGGCGACAAGATCGAGCAACCGTGGGGTGCGAATATCGGCATGCGTTACAGCTGGTAA
- a CDS encoding amino acid synthesis family protein: protein MSFEIRKIVSYVEETLIEGGKATDTPVTMVGLAVVMKNPWVGNGFVEDLKPQIRANCSDLGAMMVERLVKLIGGAEKIEAYGKAAVVGADGEIEHASAVIHTLRFGNHYREAVKAKSYLSFTNKRGGPGTSIQIPMMHKDDEGLRSHYITLEMQIEDAPRADEIVVVLGCADGGRLHPRIGNRYIDLEELAAEKAQ from the coding sequence ATGAGTTTCGAAATCCGCAAGATCGTCAGCTATGTTGAAGAAACCCTCATTGAAGGCGGCAAGGCTACCGACACCCCCGTGACCATGGTCGGCCTGGCTGTAGTGATGAAGAACCCTTGGGTTGGCAATGGCTTTGTCGAAGACCTGAAACCGCAAATCCGTGCCAACTGCTCCGACCTCGGCGCCATGATGGTAGAGCGCCTGGTGAAGCTCATTGGCGGTGCCGAGAAAATCGAAGCCTACGGCAAGGCCGCGGTAGTCGGTGCCGATGGCGAAATCGAGCACGCCTCTGCCGTCATTCACACCCTGCGCTTTGGCAACCACTACCGCGAAGCCGTTAAAGCCAAGAGCTATCTGAGCTTTACCAACAAGCGCGGCGGCCCTGGTACCTCGATCCAGATCCCAATGATGCACAAGGATGATGAGGGCCTGCGTTCGCACTACATCACCCTGGAAATGCAAATCGAAGACGCACCCCGTGCCGACGAAATCGTTGTGGTCCTGGGCTGTGCCGACGGCGGCCGTCTGCACCCGCGCATTGGCAACCGCTACATCGACCTGGAAGAACTGGCAGCCGAAAAAGCCCAGTAA
- a CDS encoding alpha/beta fold hydrolase has product MIRLTAEHTPAGTSYLATGQGQPVVLIHGVGLNKEMWGGQVVGLATKYRVIAYDMLGHGASPRPESGTPLVGYADQLLELLDHLQLPQATVIGFSMGGLVARAFALHYPQRLHGLVVLNSVFNRSPEQRAGVIARTAQAAEHGPDANAEAALSRWFSREYQAANPAQIAALRQTLANNDPQGYLTTYELFATQDMYRADDLNHIQVPTLIATGELDPGSTPQMAMQLAERIPGARVAVLPEQRHMMPVESPRLVNQLLLEFLDTTHSRQNLIKGIVA; this is encoded by the coding sequence ATGATTCGGCTCACCGCTGAACACACACCGGCGGGTACCAGTTACCTGGCGACCGGCCAGGGCCAGCCCGTGGTATTGATCCACGGCGTGGGCCTGAATAAAGAAATGTGGGGTGGCCAGGTCGTTGGCCTGGCCACGAAGTACCGCGTCATTGCTTATGACATGTTGGGTCATGGTGCCAGCCCTCGCCCTGAAAGTGGCACACCGCTGGTTGGCTATGCTGACCAGTTGCTGGAACTGCTCGATCATTTGCAATTGCCCCAGGCAACGGTGATCGGGTTTTCCATGGGCGGGCTGGTAGCACGGGCGTTTGCCCTGCATTACCCGCAGCGTTTGCATGGCCTGGTGGTACTCAACAGCGTATTCAACCGCAGCCCGGAACAGCGTGCAGGCGTTATCGCCCGAACCGCGCAAGCGGCCGAACATGGTCCGGATGCCAACGCCGAAGCCGCACTGTCACGTTGGTTCAGCCGCGAGTACCAGGCGGCCAACCCGGCCCAGATCGCGGCTTTGCGTCAGACCCTGGCCAATAACGACCCACAGGGTTACCTGACCACCTATGAGTTGTTCGCAACCCAGGACATGTACCGCGCCGATGACTTGAACCATATTCAAGTGCCGACGCTGATCGCGACCGGCGAGCTGGACCCGGGTTCAACCCCGCAAATGGCCATGCAATTGGCCGAGCGCATTCCCGGCGCACGCGTTGCTGTGCTCCCCGAGCAACGGCATATGATGCCCGTTGAATCGCCGCGTCTGGTCAACCAGCTGTTGCTGGAATTTCTCGACACAACGCACTCCCGACAAAATCTAATAAAGGGGATTGTTGCATGA